TCCTCCAAGCCGCCACCAATCAATTGGTGAGAAATAGCGGAAAATATGGGTTGACCACCATGTGTGTGGGAGTCGGTATGGGGTATGCTGTGATTGTGGAAAGAACCGTGTAAAATTTTAAAAATAAAAACGTGTCCTAGGTAATTTTTGTACTGAAATTTTCACTTTTAGATACTCAAGAATTGATTAAATCCAAAAAAGTAAAATGGGTGATTTTTTCTTAATTTCTTACGCTACTGGCCAGTAATATAGTACAATAGGTTTAGGTACCTTTTATACTTCTTTAAGAGTTGATGGTTCTTTACGTTTTTGCCACGGGAAAAAAATAAAAAACACCTCAGCATCTAATTTTAAACTTTAAAAATTAATTTTTAAAGTATTGATAATGTTTTAGTTATTATAATTTTTAGCTGGCATTATTTGCCTACCAAAAAGCCATTGTTGATAACAGTGTTGAAAAACTTCGGAGGGAATTTAACTATTGAAGGTTTAAAAATTTGACCTTTATACCTCTCGAAAAAAGTATCACTTTAACCTTTTATTAACATGGAAATAACAGAAGTCATTAAAAGGGACTTTACTACTAAACCCTTTCAATTACACAAGATTACAAATGCAATTTTAAAGGCTATGACCGCTGTGGAACTTGGTGGTCCTGGTGAGGCCGAGGAAATTTCCAAAAATGTGTATGCTGCCCTTTTGGAAAGGAAGGAAAAAGATACATCCTACAAACCAACGGTTGAGGAGGTTCAGGATTTTGTGGAGAAAAAATTAATGGAAGGTGGGTTCTTTGAGGTTGCCAAGGCGTATATCCTATATAGGAACGAGCAGGCCCAAAAAAGGAAATCAAATATTTTCGAGAAACGTATCAATCTAAAACCATATGAATATCCTGCATTGTACGAGTATGTACCGGCAATAAGGCATTCGTATTGGATCCATACAGAATTCAATTTTACAAGTGACATACAGGATTTTAAGACCCGTCTTAACGATACGGAGCGTAGCGCCATAAAAAATACCATGTTGGCCATTTCCCAAATAGAAGTTGCCGTAAAAAGCTTTTGGGGCGATATCTATCATAAAATGCCTAAACCAGAGATAGGTTCTGTGGGTGCCACGTTCGCGGAAAGTGAGGTAAGACATCATGATGCATATTCACATCTTTTGGAAATCCTAGGATTGAACCAAGAGTTCAAAAACCTAAAGAAGAAGCCTGTCATCATGAAGCGTGTCCATTATTTGGAGACGGCCCTAAAGAATGCGAAAAGCGAGGATAATAAGGAATATGCGGAATCCATCTTATTATTCTCTCTATTTATAGAGCATGTATCCCTGTTTTCACAGTTCTTGATCATCATGGCCTTTAATAAATACAAGAACATGTTGAAAGGTATTTCCAATGTAGTGGAAGCGACATCCAAAGAGGAACAAATCCACGGGGATTTTGGTATCGATATTATCAATATCATCAAAGATGAAAACCCGGATTGGTTCGATGTGGAATACCACACCATGGTTCAGGATATGTGCAAGGATGCCTTCGATGCCGAGAGCGATATTATAGACTGGATTTTTGAGGCAGGCGAAATCGACTTTTTGCCCAAGGTATTGGTGAAGGAGTTCATTAAAAAGAGATTCAACGATTCCTTGGACAGTATAGGAATCGACAAAATATTTGAGGTAGACGAGAAATTATTGGCGCAGACGGAATGGTTTGATGATGAAATTATCGGTACCAAACATGGGGATTTTTTCGTAAAACGCTCCATAAATTACAGCAAAAGAACACAAAGTATAACCAGCGACGACTTATTTTAACATGAACGAAACAAAACTAAACTCAGAGAAAGAAGTAGTACAGGAAGGAAAAGTATTAAAAGGTTCCGACCAATTAGTGCAAGCCCGAAAGGAGGCATTGAAAAACTTGTCCGAAGAGAAGAATCAAGGAAAAGGATTTGCCTGGCTAAACGAACACAGCCGAAATTTTTTGGCATCCGGGTACCTTACAAAAGGAGTTACCCCAGAGGAACGTATTCGTGAGATTGCGGATAGGGCAGAGGCCATTCTGAAGATTCCTGGATTTTCTGATAAGTTCTATGGGTATATGAGTGAAGGGTTTTACTCGTTAGCTTCACCGGTCTGGTCAAACTTTGGGAAGCAAAGAGGTTTACCCATTAGCTGTTTTGGGTCGCATATAGACGATGATATGGGTAATATTCTTTTTACCCAGTCAGAAGTGGGCATGATGTCCAAATTAGGGGGAGGAACTTCAGGATATTTCGGGAAAATAAGACATCGTGGTGCCGAGGTAAAAAATAACGGTCAGGCTTCTGGAGCTGTTCACATTATGCAGCTATTTGAATCCATGGTAGATGTGGTAAGCCAAGGTTCTGTTCGTCGAGGTCGGTTTTCTCCATATTTACCTGTTGAGCATCCAGATATTAAGGAGTTCTTGGAAATAGGAACAGAAGGAAACCCTATTCAAGAGTTGACCCATGGTGTAACGGTTACCAATGAATGGATGCAAGAGATGGTGGATGGGGATACTGAAAAAAGGTCTATCTGGGCCAAAGTATTGCAGCGTAGAGGGGAAATGGGATATCCTTATATTTTCTTCAAGGACAACGCCAATAATGGGGCAGCGGATGTGTATAGGGATAAAAACCACCCTATTTATGCGAGTAACCTATGTACGGAAATCATGTTGCCATCCAACGATCAATGGTCTTTTGTTTGTGTGTTATCTTCCGTAAACCTATTGCATTATGATAAATGGAAAAATACCGATGCAGTAGAAACAATGGTACACTTCTTGGACGCTGTAATTACGGAGTTCTGTGAAAAATTGGAGGTATATCGTGATTCCGATAGTAGGGAAGACCGTCAAACGTTCTTATTCATGGAACGTGCATACAACTTTGCCAAGGAAAACCGTTCTTTAGGTCTTGGAGTACTTGGGTGGCATTCTTTATTACAATCCAAAATGCTAGCGTTTAATAGCCAAGAAGCATATAATTTAAATAGTGAAATTTTCAAGGCTATAAAGGAGAAGTCCTATAAAGCTTCTGAGGAATTGGCGCAAAAATTTGGAGAGCCCGAAGTATTGAAAGGGTATGGAAGACGTAATGCAACATTGAATGCAATCGCTCCAACGACTTCGTCAGCATTTATTCTAGGACAGGTATCCCAGGGTATAGAGCCAATATGGTCCAATACCTATGTAAAGGATATTGCCAAGGTGAAAACGACGATTAGAAATCCTTATTTAGTAGCCTTATTGGAAGAAAAAGGAAAAAACACGACTGAAGTTTGGAGAAGTATTCGAGATTTTGATGGTTCTGTTCAACACTTGGATTTCTTAACGGATGAGGAAAAAGACGTATTTAAAACGTATTCGGAAATAGACCAAATGGATATCATCTATCAGGCGGCAAATAGGCAAAACCATATTGACCAAGGTCAATCCGTGAACATCATCGTTCATCCGGAAATGCCAGTTAAGGAAATCAATAAAATTCACGTAACTGCATGGAAGTTAGGGTTAAAGTCGCTTTACTATCAGCATAGTATGAACGCCGCACAGAAATTCAAACAAAAGAAGGAGTGTGCAAGCTGTGAAGCATAAGAAAGGATAAAACACAATAAAAAAGGCCCGCTATTTAACGGGCCTTTTTTATTCCTCTTATAAATCCGATTTTGGATTTTGAGAAATCAATCAATTAGTCAAGAATTCAAATTCCTCTTTGTATATATCCTGCATACCTAAATCCGTATCAAAAACCATGATGTTCCCATTATCAATATCATAAGCATTCCAAACAGGAAGGTTTTCACCATTTGGATTCCCTCTCTTGGCAAAATTGACCCAATAAGCGGACATTTGATTTTCCAAGGTACGCTCCTCGGGTTTCCAGTCCCGTTGCCACTGATCTAAGGTATGGAGCGCAAAAGGCACTTCCGAAGTATGAAATGCCCCGTAGTTGGGAAAACCAGGCTTATCCGTAGGAACATGGGTAAACTCGTACAGCCAAACATTTTTGTCCATGTATTTGGCCAATAAGTAACTGGGGACACCAGCGAAGTTTAAAAGGTTCAATTTTTTTTGTGAGGCTGTGGCTTCTTCATCGGTATTGGCGGGGAAAAACTCTAAAAATTCCCCAGTTCTGTCACCATAGTTGTCGAAAGCATCTTTTTTGAAGGACGTTGTGGTGACACCACTTGCGGGAAAAAGTGACGAATCACCCGTAACCCAACCCGAAAGAACGGACACTTGATTTTGTTTCCCTTCCTTAAAATATTCCAACAAGTCCGTAGGGAGGAAATAATCATCCAAAACCACCCCAAATCTTCCAACAGCACTTTCACTGCTGATTTTTTGTAGTTCGTTGGCAGGAATAGCTCTTAAATCAGCTATGGATGATTTACCAGCAAATTTTTGAAAAGACAAGCCTTGCTGTTCAGCCGATGGTAAATCCTGCATCAATCTACCACTTAAGATACCTCCACTTTGGGTAATCGCTTTTTGGAAATATCCTTTGGCCAACGGGGACGCTATTTGGACATTGACACTGAAAGAACCGGCAGATTGCCCGGCAATAGTTACATTTTCAGGATCTCCACCAAAAGCTTCTATGTTATTTTTCACCCATTTCAGGGCCTGTAATTGGTCCATGAATCCATAGTTTCCGGAAGCATTGTGGCCTGATTCCTCGCTCAATTCAGGATGCGCCATAAAGCCCAAAACCCCAACACGATAGTTGATGCTTACATAAACGATTCCTTGTTTGGCCATTTGGGCACCATCATAGATATCACAATTTGCCGACCCTGAATTCAGCCCGCCGCCATAAATCCAAACAAAAACGGGTAGTTTTTCGGTTTCGGATTTTGCAGGGGTCCAAAGGTTTAGATAGAGGCAGTCCTCGCTCAAGGGTTCCGGTTTGGCAATAAATTCTTCGGTCCAACACAAAAATGGTTCGGGTTTGTTCTGGATGGGACTGGGACCAAATTCGGTACACTCCTTTACGCCCTTCCATGGTTCAACGGGCTGTGGGGCTTTCCAACGCAAATCGCCTACAGGAGGTTGCGCAAAGGGTATTCCCTTGAAAACCCTAATATCGTTGATACTATATCCTTTTACCTTACCATCCCGAGTTGTAACAATGGTTTGTGCCTTTATACCGAAGCACAGCATTATGAGCAATGTGCTTAATATTTTTGTTTTCATCATCATTGTGCTTGTGGTTTACTTGTTTTTAAAGAGTAAGGGGGCAAAATCATGGAGGTTTCGTCTCCATGTGAGGAAAGTATGTCCCTTTCCTCCATTCTTGTAATTATATTCAATGCCGAAGTCATCGAACATGGCCATCATATTTAAGTTGTTCTGATAGGCAATATCTTCTTCTCCTCCCATATAAATCTGGAAAAGGTCGAATTGATTGATTTCCTCATTTTTCATTACATCAGCATACTTTTCCTTTATTTCTGCTATGTTGGGAGAAAAGTACCCGGTACTCATGGGGATCACATAGCCGAACAATTCTGGATTCCATAGTGCGGTGTTCAAGATCTGCACACCTCCCATGGAAAGACCTGCAATGGCCCTATGGGAACGAATGGTGGAAACTGGATAGGTGCTTTCAATCAAGGGAATAATATCATTTAATAAATCCTTACAAAAAGGGTCTTGGTCCGGTCCAACTCCCATGAAAAACCCTTCCTCCTCCGTGTGTCCGCTCGGCATCACTACAAGCATAGGTTCCAGTTTGCCCTCTGCATATAAATTATCCAAGATAACGTTGGCCCTTCCGGCAGTTGTCCAAGAGGCATCATTGTCACCACCTCCGTGCAATAAGTAAAGAACGGGTAGCTTATCTTTTTTCTTAAGTTGACCATACGAAGGAGGTAGATAAACATGAAGCCTTCTTTGGGCTCCGTTTAGGCTTTGGGAAGTATACCAAACTTCTTCTACCCGGCCGTGGGGTACGTTTTTTCGAGTTTGAAAATTGTTTTCCGGCCCTTTTATTTCAACTAGGTTTGAAAAACCATTTAAGCTTTCTTTGACTAGGTTATTTTTGGGATCCAAAGTATTGATTTCATTGACCTTAAAATCATAAGTATAAATATCCGGAGTGACTTTGTTTTCAGTCTGACCAGACCAAACACCCAGGTAATCCTTCTTTAAGGTAATACCGGGAAACCCTCCTGGGAAATCCCCGGAGACAGAAACTTTTTCAGCCTCTGGGGCGTAGATATTAAATTGCAAATTACTGTCCTCCCTCCATACTACGGATTCCAAAGAATCATTTGGACTTGGGATACGTTGGAACGGTGAAATGGAGGCAGGTTTTTCCATAAAACCATGCATTTTTAACCAAGCTCCGAATTGCTCATACCAAGTATCCGTGGGTATGCCCTGTTGTCGCATTCCAAAGCCATGTCCGCCTTTTTCATAAATATGTAGTTCGGAAGGTTGGTCTGCCTCAAACCATTTTTTGTAAATATTGATGCTATAAGGCACCATCCCCAATTGGTCGTCACTTGCAACCGCTACATAAATGGGAGTTTTAGTTGCAGGTATATCCGAACCTATAACAGCAGGCTCATAAGCATAGATCGGAGCAACAAAGTTAGGTCTGGTATCTTCATCTGCATTGTATAGTACAGACATCGCCAACGTTCCACCGGCGGAAAACCCCATAAATCCGACTTTATCGGGGTCAATATTCATTTCCTTGGCGTTTGACCTAACATATTCCATGGCTTTTAATCCATCTGCCATGGCCAAGGGAATTATAGGTTCGTTCTCTTTGTCGAGGGCATCAAAATCGCTCATTTTTCCCATCAGCTCCTTTACAGGGTCATCAGTAAAACTTCTTGCCAAACGATATTTAAGGACAAACGCTGCAATACCTTTACTATTTAACCATTTAGCCACATCAATTCCTTCGCTTTGCACGCTCAAGGTATGAAAGGCACCTCCCGGAGCAACGATTACAGCTGTGCCATTTGCTGTGGATTTTGGGGGTAAGTAGGCGGTGATAGTTGGGTCAATTACATTATAAACAATAGGAGTATTAAATTGATTTTTTTCACTTAGTCCCTTTTTCCAGGTCCATTCTTCTGAGCCAGGGGCTTTTCCTTCATACAGTTTTATTTCCTGTTGGGCACATATGAAGTTCGTAAAAACAAAATAGATAAGTAAAAGGGCTGTTCTTTTGATATACATGTATCTCAACATTTTATATAGATTGTCTCAATTTGTTACAATGATATATTGATTTTTTTATTTATACCTATTTTTTCGGCCCAAAAAATCAACATTACATGATTTATTATTGAATATTTTGACAAATTGAAGAAAATATGAAATTAGTTCATTCTCTTGTTGGACCTATGCTTTATGGATAGTTTTCTTGGAATTCGAAGGAAGTTTTATGCGCTTTCCCATTATCTTCCTTTAACTTTGCCCCAAGCTATATGCCCTTTGAAAAAAGCCGTCCTTTTTATGATCATCAGTACATTTTCATTTACGCTTATGAATGCGTTTGTGAAATACCTGAGCCATTTTCCCACTTTTGAAATCGTTTTTTTCAGATCTATTGGGTCGCTTTTTTTGGCTACCTCCTATATCCTGTATAAAGGAATCCCGATTTTAGGACATAATAGAAAATTGATGCTCTATCGATCTTTTGCCGGACTCACGGCCATGAGTCTTTTTTTTATGTCGCTAAAGTATATTCCAGTAGGCACTGCGGTTTCTTTAAGATACATTGCACCTATCTTTGCGGCTTTTTTCGCCGTATTCTTGCTTAAGGAAAAATTGCGGGCTGTACAGTGGCTGTTATTTGTTGTTGCTTTCTGTGGCGTTCTAGTAATAAAGGGCTTTGGGGACTCCTTAAATACGACAGGCCTGTTATTGGTACTAATAGCCTCTGTTTTTAGTGGTATGGTATATGTTCTGATTAGAAAGATTGGAAAAGGGGACCATCCCTTGGTAGTCGTCAACTATTTTATGTTTATAGGTACGCTTGTTGGAGGAATATTGAGCATTAAAAACTTTATCCTACCTCAAGGAAGCGAATGGATATTACTATTAAGTTTGGGTATTTTTGGTTTTTTTGGCCAGCTTTTTATGACCAAGGCGTTTCAGGTGGCAAAAACAACCCTGGTAGCTCCATTAAAATATATTGAGGTCATCTTTACCGCTACCGTAGGGGTATTTTGGTTCGGTGATATTTATTCGGTCCTTAGTATATTGGGCATTGCACTGATCGTTGGTGCTTTGGTTGCCAATGTGTTTATCGGTAAGCGCTGATAATAAAATCCAATACTATCTTCCTGTACGTGTTTCCGCAATGCTCCCGTTAATGTCATTAACGGAATTCAGCACCGTAGTCCTTATTTCATTTTCTATTTCTTGGGAATACTGCATAAAAAGAATTGCAGCGGCAATGAACATCATTAATATTAGAATATCCGTCATCAATTTGGCGTCCAAGCTATTTTTTGAAGTTTTCATCATCCGAAGTGTTAGGTTCTAATACCTAAATTTAGAAATTATTAACATTATTAACAAATTTTTAAGAGAAAAGATTGATAGTTCAGTCTGATAATCTGAATCGATTCGATGATTTCTTGGATTAAGCGTGTGAAAAATTCGATGAAATACACAAAATTTTAAGAAAAAAGCTAAAAACCTGTGAAAACCTATGAATTTTTGTCAAGTCTAGAGTGAATCACTTTTGGGAACTTTGTCCTGTTGAACCCCAAAACCCAGTATTATGAGAAATACTCTAGCTTACAAAATGATAATCGGGTGTAGCCTATTCATAGGTTTTTATACCCTAAATGCCCAGGGCAGTTTGGTGGTTTCCAGTGAGACCCATCAATTGACCGAAACGGAAAAACGGCTCCAAAACTACGAGGACCTAAAATCCTTGGGTTACACGGAAAAGGAAATTTATCAGGATTTAGGTAATGCACATTTTTTGTCGCACAACTATGAAACAGCTTTGTTCTGGTATGAGAAATTGAGCGAGATTAGTCCAGATGGCCATTTAGATTCTTCCTATCAGAAACGCTATGACCATGCGCTGTCAAAATTGGGAAAAACGGCAAAGCAGGAAAAAGAGGACGAGAATTGGACGGAGCTTGTAAAGTCTGACTATCATATGACCTACGCTTCCCCAAATTCCAACAAGCGATTTTCGCAAAGAAAGAATTTTAGGCCCTTGCAAATCGATACCGAGTTCAGTACGGCCTCTTTGGGTAACGAAAGACCCTATTTTTCTGCAATACAGGACAAACCCAAGGTAAAGGAGTTTAATTATGAAAGCCCTGCCGTGTTGACCAAGGACGGAAAAACGGCCTACTTCAGTAAAGAGGTTTGGGTAAAACCAACCACTGGAATATTTTCTAAAAAGCAAAAAGTCCACCGGATTTTTAGGGCGGACAAAGTAAATGGTGAATGGAAATCCATTAAGGAATTGGCATTGTGTCCAAAGGAATATTCCGCGTTGCATCCGGCAATTTCCAAGGATGGTACTAGGCTTTTCTTTGCTTCCAATATGCCAGGAACCTTTGGAGAGTTTGATATTTATGTCACTACCATAAAGTCAAACGGCATTGTTGGAGTTGCCAAAAACTTGGGTACTAAGGTGAACACGTTAAAAAATGAAATGTACCCCAAGGTTATGGAAGGAAACACCTTGGTTTTTGCCTCGGAAGGCCATCAAGGATATGGCGGATTGGATGTCTATATGGTAGAGGTTGAAAAAAGAAACGTAGGCTTGGCCATGAACATGGGTAGCACAATCAATAGTCCTAGTGATGACTTCTCCATTCAATTTACGAATGAACAGGGTATGGGCTACGTTATGTCCAACAGAGGTGGAAATGGCAAGGCCATGGAAATGGTCGCGTTCTCCTACTTTGGTGAAAATAATACCAAGAATATTAGGGATTTCCATTTGATGGAAGCCATGAATACAGAAACTAGAACCCAGTACTCATCATCAGTTTTTGAGGATGAAAATTAAATAGATGAAATTCCCCCCGAATCTTTTCTATGATGAACCACGCAAAGGAAATTAACCCACATCCCTAGAATGTGATGTTAATACCCCCAATCCTTTGAAGATAATTTTACTCGAACGTTAAACCCTACTCAAATGAAAAATATTCATAAAATATCGGCAAAAATAGGACTCCCCCTAATCCTATTCATGTTTATGGGAAGCCTAAATGTAATTGGACAAGAGACTGGTACCAATTTAAACTCCAGTAGTACGTATCATAACCAGTTGTTCTTCAATAGATATTTGATCAACCCAACCTTTTCCTTGGTACGGGAGAACAAATCCTATCTAAATATTTTACACAGGAACCAGTACGCCACTTTTGATGACAATAGTCAGAACTATTTTTTAGGTTTCAGTAATATGTTGAACGATAAAACGGCCATAGGAATTGGTGTTTACAGTCAGTGGGCAGGAGTGGTGCAGGAGTTTGGTTTTAATGCCAACTACGCCACCGCGGTAAAACTTGGTGATAAGAGCACACTTACTTTTGGTACCAATGTTACTTATTTCAATCAAGGATTGGATAAAAATCGTGTGGTCATATCTGAAACGGACCCGGAAATTGCAGAGTCTAGAAAGGAAAGTAAAATTGCCGTGCAGCCAGGGATCAACTTATCCATTGGGAAATTCGATTTTGGGCTTTACGCCGAGGATTTACTTAGATATAACCAAACTACCGATGAATTTTTGACCAATCTATCCACTAGAAGTGTAAAGGCCTCTATGCAATATACCCATACGTTCAATGCCGGAAGAGGATTGTTTGAAAATGCCCGTTTGATGCCTTTGGGACAAGTAGGTAAAAACGAGGATGGAAGCATATACTATTTAGGTTCCCTTTTATTGGACCTACCAAATTATGGATGGTTGCAAACAACGATAGACCAAGAATACGGCATGTCCGCCGGTGTGGGGTTCAACTTCAGTAAGAAGATGTCCTTGGGATACTTAATAGAGAAGGACCTTTCCCAAAATGAGTCCAATCTAGGTTGGAACCACGAGGTATCCTTGGCCTATAAATTTAAGGACGAGGATATGTCCATCACCATTGCAGATCGCTCCAATGACAGTAAAATAGATGCCATAGTACGAAATTATGAAGAGCAAATTGCCGATTTGATTTCGGAGCGGGACAAAGCCCAAAGAAAGGAGCAAAGAACCGAGAAAAAGGAATTGGCTACTACCCAAAAATCAGCCAAACCTTCAATTGATGAGGCATCTTTGGTAAGTAATGGCGCAAGTAATACGGATGCCAATGACTTGGCCTATCAAAACCGTTTGATTTTGGACGAACTTATGTTGAGACAGGATTCCATAGAGGAAGCGCGGACCTTGGCCTTCGAGAAAAAGTTTGAGACCATTGTGAGGCTATTGAGGAACGATATCAAAAATAGTGTCGATTCCAACATTCAAAACTTCAAGTTGGAGGAAAGGACTATGATGGCCGCCAAGAAAATGGAGGAGGAGCATGCTAGGATGGCTGCGGAGGAAGATTTTGAAAAGTACAATAAGCTACCTATAAAAATGTTGGGCGATTCAGATGTACTGGGAATAAAGTCTGGATATTATGTGATTGCCAATGTATATAGCAACAAGAAGTATTTGAATGCCTTTATGCAAAAGTTGAAAAGTCAGGGTTTGGATGCCAAGCAGTTTTATAACAAGGAGAATGGTCTTTACTATGTATACTTAGCGGATTATGACTATAAAAGTGAAGCTCATAACGCATTTGTCTCCAATTTAGATGGTAAATACAATGATGAAAAATGGATTATGCAGGTAGATCAGCATACGGCCACAGCTTCTAACACCTTTGAAGATGGGGATTCCTATTAAAAAATTAACAAAAATATAGTGTATGTAACATACTATAAAGACAATATAAAAGTTTGAGTATTTCTATGTTTGAGTAAATTGTCGACAGAAGGAGGGGTAGTATCCGGGGGGATAACTGGGCCCCTCCTTTTTATTTTTAGTAAAAATCTCGATGAACTACAACCAGATTGTGCATTTTATCGAAAAAATGCAGGAGTTTATCAGGTCTAGTTGTTAAAGAAGTATATTTCAATCCCAAATAAATTAGAAACCATTGTTTAACCCCAAATCCCCCTAACATGGAAAAATTTTACCTACAGCTTGCGACCCACAAGCAATCCTTCTTGGCGACAATAAATTTAAACTTTCTTAAAGTTTTAGATTTCATGGATTTTATTCTCAAACCTACATTGCATCCCCAAGCATTTGGTATTGGAGAATAAAATTTCTTAAGACCCCTTACTTTTAGTGTTTTGACCATCACCGGTGGATTATAGGACCAATGCTCCTGTAACCTTAAAGGTCTAGTGTGATTTTTGAAAAATTCCTAGGGTTTTTATGCTAATCGATACCCAGTTTTACCAAATATTAACCCCCCGGATATGGTTTCTACCAAGAAATCATTCAGGACAATTTAAATTATTATGAATACTCAAGACTTAAAAATTATTATTGTAGAAAAAGATGAAACGTTACATGCAGCCTATTTGAACCAGTTGAGAGCGGTTGACGGATTTATTCTTATGGGAATTTACAATTGCCCTAGCAAGGCGCTTAAGGATTTTAACAGGACCAGGCCTGATATTGTACTCACAGAAATCGATCTTTCTGGTACTAGTGGTTTGGATACCATTCAGTTGTACAAGAAAAAAGATTGGAACGTTAAGGTCGTAATGATAAGTGAAAACAACGATTTTGAACTTATCAAGAAAAGCTTTAAAAAAGGAGCAAACGGCTACTTGACCAAACCTATGTCCGCGGACAAATTTAGCCATGCCTTGACCAGTGTAAAGGAGGAGGGGGCCACACTCAGTAATGATATTGTAAAACAAGTGGTCTCCAATTACAACAAAAAGTCCTTTAGCTTCTTTTCTGAGCGGGAAAATCAAATTGTAGATTATCTCTGCAACGGTGCCACCTATAAGATGATTGCGGACAAATTGTTCGTCACTACCAGTACGGTCAACTTCCATATCCAAAACATTTATTTGAAATTGGATGTAAACTCTAAGTCCGAAGCCTTGAGCAAGCTCCAAAGTTTATGATTCCTACCTGTGCTATGGTAGAGGCCCTTGAAAATGTTAAAGTTTTCAGGGGCTTTTTTATTTGTCTACGAAAAGGGTTTCGTTAAGTTTTCGTAAATAACGAAAAAAATATAAATATCTAAATATCAATCTGGTAATACTAAGGAATGATGAATTAAAACTATATAAATTTAACTAATCAATAGATATTCTTATTCCGAACATGCTTCTAAAAGCCTAGTTTATACTATTTTTAGGTGGGAAAATTTAATTTCAACTAAAGCACCTCTCTATATGTATTATTTAGGTTTGGATATTGGTAGTTCTTCCATCAAGGTTGCATTGGTGGCATCCGGCACTGGTAAAAGTGTGGATGTCGTTCAGGAACCGGAAACGGAAATGTCCATGCTGGCGATAAAAAATGGTTGGGCAGAGCAAAATCCGGAGGATTGGTGGATTCATGCCTGCAATGGCATCAAAAAGCTCTTGGAGAATCATCAGATTGCCCCCGAAGCTATTATAGGTATTGGGATTTCCTACCAAATGCACGGCTTGGTAGTGGTGGATGAGGAAAAAAAACCATTACGTAATTCCATTATCTGGTGCGATAGCCGAGCAGTACCCATCGGTCAGAATGCCTTTGAAGAGATAGGCGAGGAAAGATGCTCGGAATATTTATTGAATTCACCTTCGAATTTTACGGCCAGTAAGCTAAAATGGGTAAAAGACAATGAACCGGAAATTTTTGCCAAAATCCATAAGTTCATGTTGCCCGGTGACTATATAGCCCTTA
This window of the Maribacter cobaltidurans genome carries:
- a CDS encoding ribonucleotide-diphosphate reductase subunit beta, coding for MEITEVIKRDFTTKPFQLHKITNAILKAMTAVELGGPGEAEEISKNVYAALLERKEKDTSYKPTVEEVQDFVEKKLMEGGFFEVAKAYILYRNEQAQKRKSNIFEKRINLKPYEYPALYEYVPAIRHSYWIHTEFNFTSDIQDFKTRLNDTERSAIKNTMLAISQIEVAVKSFWGDIYHKMPKPEIGSVGATFAESEVRHHDAYSHLLEILGLNQEFKNLKKKPVIMKRVHYLETALKNAKSEDNKEYAESILLFSLFIEHVSLFSQFLIIMAFNKYKNMLKGISNVVEATSKEEQIHGDFGIDIINIIKDENPDWFDVEYHTMVQDMCKDAFDAESDIIDWIFEAGEIDFLPKVLVKEFIKKRFNDSLDSIGIDKIFEVDEKLLAQTEWFDDEIIGTKHGDFFVKRSINYSKRTQSITSDDLF
- a CDS encoding ribonucleoside-diphosphate reductase subunit alpha, which encodes MNETKLNSEKEVVQEGKVLKGSDQLVQARKEALKNLSEEKNQGKGFAWLNEHSRNFLASGYLTKGVTPEERIREIADRAEAILKIPGFSDKFYGYMSEGFYSLASPVWSNFGKQRGLPISCFGSHIDDDMGNILFTQSEVGMMSKLGGGTSGYFGKIRHRGAEVKNNGQASGAVHIMQLFESMVDVVSQGSVRRGRFSPYLPVEHPDIKEFLEIGTEGNPIQELTHGVTVTNEWMQEMVDGDTEKRSIWAKVLQRRGEMGYPYIFFKDNANNGAADVYRDKNHPIYASNLCTEIMLPSNDQWSFVCVLSSVNLLHYDKWKNTDAVETMVHFLDAVITEFCEKLEVYRDSDSREDRQTFLFMERAYNFAKENRSLGLGVLGWHSLLQSKMLAFNSQEAYNLNSEIFKAIKEKSYKASEELAQKFGEPEVLKGYGRRNATLNAIAPTTSSAFILGQVSQGIEPIWSNTYVKDIAKVKTTIRNPYLVALLEEKGKNTTEVWRSIRDFDGSVQHLDFLTDEEKDVFKTYSEIDQMDIIYQAANRQNHIDQGQSVNIIVHPEMPVKEINKIHVTAWKLGLKSLYYQHSMNAAQKFKQKKECASCEA
- a CDS encoding carboxylesterase/lipase family protein, which produces MKTKILSTLLIMLCFGIKAQTIVTTRDGKVKGYSINDIRVFKGIPFAQPPVGDLRWKAPQPVEPWKGVKECTEFGPSPIQNKPEPFLCWTEEFIAKPEPLSEDCLYLNLWTPAKSETEKLPVFVWIYGGGLNSGSANCDIYDGAQMAKQGIVYVSINYRVGVLGFMAHPELSEESGHNASGNYGFMDQLQALKWVKNNIEAFGGDPENVTIAGQSAGSFSVNVQIASPLAKGYFQKAITQSGGILSGRLMQDLPSAEQQGLSFQKFAGKSSIADLRAIPANELQKISSESAVGRFGVVLDDYFLPTDLLEYFKEGKQNQVSVLSGWVTGDSSLFPASGVTTTSFKKDAFDNYGDRTGEFLEFFPANTDEEATASQKKLNLLNFAGVPSYLLAKYMDKNVWLYEFTHVPTDKPGFPNYGAFHTSEVPFALHTLDQWQRDWKPEERTLENQMSAYWVNFAKRGNPNGENLPVWNAYDIDNGNIMVFDTDLGMQDIYKEEFEFLTN